The proteins below are encoded in one region of Aquisphaera giovannonii:
- a CDS encoding S24 family peptidase, translating into MARRKTLPESLRAKHALAERLASLRLELFGERGGPEMARRLGIPVRTWYNYEGGVTVPAEVVLRIIDLTSAEPQWLLTGKGPKFRQSPFRDFDVSEKSPVVKVGDLLRTALQLLENGDVAEPGQPKAGEVPATQFELPQSSPARKELLEAQQENRCIRVQGDAMAPVVADGAAIAYSRQPEPAAHLDGKIVVAWIDEQPIVRWFQDCGQYGLLRAENPDTTPRQQLVDLRPGADAPRIRRVFWIDTPH; encoded by the coding sequence ATGGCACGTCGCAAAACCCTCCCGGAATCCCTCCGTGCCAAGCACGCCCTCGCCGAGCGACTGGCAAGCCTGAGGCTGGAACTCTTCGGGGAGCGTGGCGGCCCCGAGATGGCTCGGCGTCTCGGCATCCCGGTGCGCACCTGGTATAACTACGAGGGGGGCGTGACCGTCCCCGCCGAGGTCGTGCTCAGGATCATCGACCTGACCTCGGCCGAGCCCCAATGGCTGCTGACCGGCAAGGGGCCGAAATTCCGGCAGTCGCCGTTCCGCGACTTCGACGTGAGCGAGAAGTCCCCGGTCGTGAAGGTCGGCGACCTGCTGCGCACGGCGCTCCAGCTCCTCGAGAACGGGGACGTCGCCGAGCCCGGGCAGCCCAAGGCGGGCGAGGTCCCGGCCACGCAATTCGAGCTACCCCAGTCGTCGCCGGCCCGCAAGGAGCTGCTCGAGGCGCAGCAGGAGAATCGCTGCATCCGGGTCCAGGGCGACGCCATGGCCCCGGTCGTCGCCGACGGCGCGGCCATCGCCTACTCCAGGCAGCCCGAGCCGGCTGCGCACCTCGACGGCAAGATCGTGGTCGCCTGGATCGACGAGCAGCCCATCGTCCGCTGGTTCCAGGATTGCGGGCAATACGGGCTGCTCCGGGCGGAGAACCCGGACACCACGCCCCGCCAGCAGCTCGTGGACCTGCGGCCGGGCGCCGACGCCCCTCGGATCCGTCGCGTCTTCTGGATCGACACGCCCCATTGA
- the tig gene encoding trigger factor, with protein sequence MSSGEEHETSVSVTDQAGDEPAAQGQEEKRKLELDVHIEDVGPCKKHLKVTVPRSEIEHQFQESLGTFQKDAHVPGFRPGHAPRQLVIKRFKKEVSGQVKSSILMATLEQIDRDYQLNPITQPKLDVDAIELPDDGPMSFEMEVEVRPDFPLPNYKDLKVKRPVKAIKDQDVESALSRFLERYAQVVPKLDGAAQIGDYLTADLKFHKPDGSPLSEVKESQFRLQPELRFQDGHIPGIGKALEGAKPGETREVQAQLGTSVADPELRGQSVKVDVVVHDLKQLRLPETNATFLASIGFDSLDELREAVRASLERRYDSQQRQAVRTQVMDALIAATPFDLPSDLVSRQERSTAARLVSELRQGGFSDADIRAREAEIRANAHETTLRSLKEFFILAKIAEAESIQVEDEDVEMEIEALAARTDESPRRVRARLEKDGLGDSLATQILERKALDHILRSVEITDEAVDAPETDVETLDQTATPAAEGGEPAEQPAGQ encoded by the coding sequence ATGAGCAGCGGCGAAGAGCACGAGACGTCCGTGTCGGTCACCGACCAGGCAGGCGATGAGCCGGCCGCTCAGGGGCAGGAAGAGAAGAGGAAGCTCGAGCTCGACGTCCACATCGAGGACGTCGGCCCCTGCAAGAAGCACCTCAAGGTCACCGTCCCCCGCTCCGAGATCGAGCACCAGTTCCAGGAGTCGCTCGGGACGTTCCAGAAGGATGCGCACGTGCCGGGCTTCCGCCCCGGCCACGCGCCCCGGCAGCTCGTCATCAAGCGCTTCAAGAAGGAAGTCTCCGGCCAGGTGAAGTCGTCGATCCTGATGGCGACCCTGGAGCAGATCGACCGGGACTACCAGCTCAACCCGATCACCCAGCCCAAGCTGGACGTGGACGCGATCGAGCTGCCCGATGACGGGCCGATGTCCTTCGAGATGGAGGTCGAGGTCCGCCCCGACTTCCCGCTGCCGAACTACAAGGACCTGAAGGTCAAGCGGCCGGTGAAGGCGATCAAGGACCAGGACGTCGAGTCGGCGCTGAGCCGCTTCCTGGAGCGTTACGCCCAGGTCGTCCCCAAGCTGGACGGCGCGGCCCAGATCGGCGACTACCTCACGGCCGACCTGAAGTTCCACAAGCCCGACGGGTCGCCGCTGAGCGAGGTGAAGGAGAGCCAGTTCCGGCTCCAGCCCGAGCTCCGCTTCCAGGATGGCCACATCCCGGGCATCGGCAAGGCGCTCGAGGGGGCGAAGCCGGGCGAGACGCGCGAGGTCCAGGCCCAGCTGGGCACCTCGGTGGCCGATCCGGAGCTCCGGGGCCAGTCCGTCAAGGTGGACGTCGTGGTCCACGACCTGAAGCAGCTCCGCCTGCCCGAGACGAACGCGACGTTCCTCGCCTCCATCGGCTTCGACAGCCTAGACGAGCTGCGTGAGGCGGTCCGGGCGTCGCTCGAGCGACGCTACGACTCGCAGCAGCGGCAGGCGGTGCGGACCCAGGTCATGGACGCCCTGATCGCGGCCACGCCGTTCGACCTCCCCTCCGACCTCGTCTCCCGGCAGGAGCGTTCCACGGCGGCCCGCCTGGTCTCCGAGCTCCGCCAGGGGGGCTTCTCCGACGCCGACATCCGGGCCCGCGAGGCCGAGATCCGCGCCAACGCCCACGAGACGACGCTGCGATCGCTCAAGGAGTTCTTCATCCTGGCGAAGATCGCGGAGGCCGAGTCCATCCAGGTGGAGGACGAGGACGTCGAGATGGAGATCGAGGCCCTCGCGGCGCGGACCGACGAGAGCCCCCGCCGGGTCCGGGCCCGGCTCGAGAAGGACGGCCTCGGCGACTCGCTGGCCACCCAGATCCTCGAGCGCAAGGCCCTCGACCACATCCTCCGGTCCGTGGAGATCACGGACGAGGCCGTCGACGCGCCGGAGACGGACGTCGAGACCCTGGACCAGACCGCGACCCCGGCCGCCGAGGGAGGCGAGCCCGCGGAGCAACCGGCCGGGCAGTGA
- a CDS encoding FHA domain-containing protein, producing the protein MNYLLQIVRGRSDTTNLKLAPGVNSIGRHDECLIRIRSAQVSRKHCEVIVADDKLVVRDLGSSNGTYVNGKRVLGQQALKPGDEVTIGGVTLRVGQLGTAVSPSRPSPVAGEGAASDTSEVEAIPAADGEDVEFALDDDEDFVVAIEDVEEAPEHMDIIPLDDEPAPPPKKPAAAPPKEAAAPPKNEAATRAPEKKEAEEPAVEPGGKPTKEEEDAVAQFLMDLKLDEE; encoded by the coding sequence ATGAACTATCTTCTCCAGATTGTCCGTGGCCGCAGCGACACGACGAACCTGAAGCTGGCCCCCGGGGTGAACAGCATCGGCCGCCACGATGAATGCCTGATCCGCATCCGATCCGCGCAGGTGAGCCGCAAGCACTGCGAGGTGATCGTCGCCGACGACAAGCTCGTGGTCCGCGACCTGGGGAGCTCCAACGGAACCTACGTCAACGGCAAGCGCGTGCTCGGCCAGCAGGCCCTGAAGCCGGGCGACGAGGTGACCATCGGCGGCGTCACGTTGCGCGTCGGCCAGTTGGGGACGGCCGTTTCGCCGAGCCGGCCCTCCCCCGTCGCGGGCGAGGGGGCGGCCTCCGATACGTCCGAGGTCGAGGCCATCCCCGCCGCGGATGGCGAGGACGTCGAGTTCGCCCTGGATGACGACGAGGACTTCGTCGTCGCGATCGAGGACGTCGAGGAAGCCCCGGAGCACATGGACATCATCCCCCTCGACGACGAGCCGGCGCCTCCCCCGAAGAAGCCGGCCGCGGCCCCCCCGAAGGAGGCCGCAGCCCCTCCGAAGAACGAGGCCGCGACGCGTGCCCCGGAGAAGAAGGAGGCCGAGGAGCCCGCCGTCGAGCCGGGAGGCAAGCCGACCAAGGAGGAGGAGGACGCCGTCGCCCAGTTCCTCATGGACCTCAAGCTCGACGAGGAATGA
- a CDS encoding P-II family nitrogen regulator, with product MVKPFRAQEVLSALGSVEVVAATVREAMGYGRQKNRLNQYLGSEYNASFLPKVEITVFVEEENLEDAIRAIEGQARTGRIGDGKILVLRCPFGAIGW from the coding sequence ATGGTGAAGCCCTTCCGCGCGCAGGAGGTCCTCTCGGCCCTCGGCTCGGTGGAAGTCGTCGCGGCGACCGTCCGGGAGGCCATGGGCTACGGCCGGCAGAAGAACCGCCTGAACCAGTACCTCGGGAGCGAGTACAACGCCTCGTTCCTCCCGAAGGTGGAGATCACCGTCTTCGTGGAGGAGGAGAACCTCGAGGACGCGATCCGGGCGATCGAGGGCCAGGCGAGGACCGGGAGGATCGGCGACGGCAAGATCCTCGTGCTGCGATGCCCATTCGGGGCGATCGGGTGGTGA